One window of the Lusitaniella coriacea LEGE 07157 genome contains the following:
- a CDS encoding P-loop NTPase fold protein → MKLHLLNFFKACNPSTTLNLANPEDRQYYIDFSSVRGGKIVEALERTIARLSPDEPTCQLFTGHIGCGKSTELFRLKAALEEQKFHVVYFESSRDLDMANVNISDILLAVARSVSENLEAEGIRLKAGYFNNLFDEVKNFLQMPMELDAEAELSIGIAKITAKTKESPKLREQLRQSLEPRVEGILRAINEEILDRAIEELKYRGKRGLVVIIDNLDRVSLQMATQTRSFPEYLFIDRGPQLRRLNCHVVYTIPLSLIFSNEYQALKNRFGGGVAPKVLPMVPLRQRDGGDNLQGLSLMRQLVLTRAFPNVDRQERLLLIPELFDSIETLDRLCHISGGHIRTLLGLLFNCLQQEDPPFSRHCVEHVIKGYRDDIILAVEENEWNLISQVVRQQMVKGEQEYQVLLRSMFVFEYRDELGRWFGINPALKETERFKSLV, encoded by the coding sequence ATGAAACTGCATCTACTCAATTTTTTTAAGGCTTGTAACCCAAGCACGACTCTTAACCTGGCTAATCCTGAAGACCGACAATACTATATCGATTTTTCTTCTGTACGAGGAGGGAAGATTGTGGAGGCGCTCGAACGAACGATCGCGCGCCTTTCTCCCGATGAACCCACCTGCCAACTCTTTACCGGGCATATTGGCTGTGGCAAATCGACAGAATTGTTTCGTCTCAAAGCAGCACTAGAGGAGCAAAAGTTCCACGTTGTTTATTTTGAGTCGAGTCGGGATTTGGATATGGCGAATGTCAACATCAGCGACATTCTCCTCGCCGTTGCGCGATCGGTGAGCGAAAACCTCGAAGCAGAGGGAATTCGTCTCAAAGCCGGATACTTCAATAACTTGTTTGATGAGGTTAAAAACTTTCTTCAAATGCCAATGGAATTGGATGCGGAGGCAGAACTTTCCATCGGCATCGCCAAAATCACTGCCAAAACGAAAGAAAGTCCCAAGCTGCGCGAGCAGTTGCGACAATCCCTCGAACCGAGAGTCGAAGGAATCTTGCGCGCAATTAATGAGGAAATTCTCGATCGCGCGATCGAAGAGTTAAAGTATCGCGGCAAGCGCGGATTGGTGGTAATCATCGACAATCTCGACCGGGTTTCCCTGCAAATGGCAACCCAAACGCGATCGTTTCCCGAATATCTCTTTATCGATCGCGGTCCGCAACTGCGTCGTTTAAACTGTCATGTGGTTTACACGATTCCCCTTTCGCTGATTTTCTCCAACGAATACCAAGCACTCAAAAATCGCTTCGGCGGCGGCGTTGCGCCGAAAGTCTTGCCGATGGTTCCCCTGCGCCAGCGCGATGGCGGCGATAACCTCCAAGGACTATCGCTGATGCGCCAACTGGTTCTAACCCGCGCCTTTCCCAATGTGGATCGTCAGGAACGATTGCTGCTGATTCCGGAGTTATTCGACAGCATTGAAACCCTCGATCGCCTCTGTCACATCAGTGGGGGTCATATTCGGACGCTGTTGGGATTGCTCTTTAACTGCTTGCAACAAGAAGATCCGCCGTTTTCCCGACACTGCGTGGAACACGTCATTAAGGGATATCGAGATGATATTATTCTTGCAGTAGAGGAAAATGAGTGGAATTTGATTTCTCAAGTGGTTCGCCAACAAATGGTTAAAGGCGAACAAGAATATCAAGTTTTGCTGCGCAGTATGTTCGTATTTGAATACCGAGACGAGTTGGGTCGCTGGTTTGGCATTAATCCTGCCCTCAAAGAAACCGAGCGATTCAAGTCTTTGGTCTAG
- a CDS encoding Photosystem I reaction center subunit III, producing MRKLFALLLVLTLWFGFTLPVSAGEGVAGLTPCSESSAYQQRAANFLNTTNDPQSGEKRAARYAEALCGPEGLPHLIVDGRLSHAGDFLIPSILFLYIAGWIGWVGRSYLIAIKSDKNAEMKEVVIDVPLAISKMVTGFAWPAAAAAEFASNKLVVPNDEVPISPR from the coding sequence ATGCGAAAGTTGTTTGCTTTGCTTCTTGTTTTGACACTGTGGTTTGGCTTTACTTTACCTGTTTCTGCTGGAGAGGGTGTTGCTGGGTTAACCCCCTGTAGTGAATCTTCAGCTTACCAACAACGTGCGGCAAATTTTCTCAACACGACTAACGATCCTCAGTCTGGAGAAAAACGTGCAGCGCGTTATGCTGAAGCGCTTTGTGGACCGGAAGGATTACCCCATTTGATTGTGGATGGTCGTCTGTCTCACGCTGGAGACTTTTTGATTCCCAGTATTCTGTTTCTGTATATCGCAGGTTGGATTGGCTGGGTTGGTCGCTCTTATCTGATTGCTATCAAGTCGGATAAGAATGCAGAAATGAAAGAAGTGGTCATTGATGTACCTTTGGCAATCAGTAAAATGGTGACGGGTTTTGCTTGGCCGGCAGCGGCTGCCGCAGAATTTGCTTCCAATAAATTGGTTGTCCCCAATGATGAAGTTCCCATTTCCCCGCGCTAG
- a CDS encoding chromophore lyase CpcT/CpeT yields MNIVDELPLPPNFSLITAIAVLGIATPLQANPIKPEVEIVATHLVGIMETSAQAAANLDAPSVRMTTCRVRIAARDPARNLHSAAPVFLYQEQALTERLQRPYRQRFLQLAPSATENSVESKAFKPIDPERWIGLCDRAENQRILQPSDLIEAGCSVFLVPVNQIYVGNTQAGGCATNVRGAVRITNTIFLHSAGMDTWDRGFDAQGNQVWGAKDQSYQFRWIE; encoded by the coding sequence ATGAATATTGTGGATGAATTGCCCTTACCCCCGAATTTTTCTTTGATAACCGCGATCGCGGTTTTAGGAATTGCCACTCCCCTGCAAGCCAATCCCATCAAACCAGAGGTTGAAATTGTTGCAACCCATTTAGTGGGGATCATGGAAACCTCCGCCCAAGCGGCGGCAAACCTCGACGCACCTAGCGTTCGCATGACCACCTGTCGAGTTCGCATTGCAGCGCGCGATCCCGCTAGAAATCTGCATTCGGCAGCACCCGTTTTTCTCTACCAAGAGCAAGCCCTAACCGAACGCCTACAGCGACCCTACCGCCAGCGTTTCCTACAACTCGCGCCCAGCGCAACAGAAAATAGCGTTGAATCCAAAGCCTTCAAACCCATCGATCCCGAACGTTGGATCGGTCTGTGCGATCGCGCGGAAAATCAGCGAATTCTCCAACCTAGCGACCTCATTGAAGCAGGATGCAGCGTTTTTCTCGTCCCCGTCAATCAAATTTACGTGGGTAACACTCAAGCCGGAGGATGCGCAACAAACGTTCGCGGTGCAGTAAGAATTACCAACACCATCTTTTTGCATTCTGCGGGCATGGATACCTGGGATCGAGGGTTTGACGCGCAAGGCAATCAGGTTTGGGGTGCGAAAGATCAATCCTATCAATTTCGCTGGATTGAATGA
- a CDS encoding sensor histidine kinase, whose translation MGFLRPLRSVFYPFRQSLDPLSLRIRLTLGIASVSAIGVGAVTLWTGGRMQHILISTHKQNIEYIADRFPQDFKIYRQMKSEQEALQKAVDNLTTGTTLLWVKNPEGKVIAESEALEMETADTKLMSLPHISLLPEIERLGGRYWVMCGAPLVVDNVRLGKVMLAQDITSEQVMLNRLLWSLGVASLLSVGAMTVAIAIYVQRSLQPLERMSQITEQISPERFESERLHLDRAPTEVKQLAQTLDRTLARLHAAWEQQRQFVSNVSHELRTPLTIVSGYLQSTLRRGTNLSDPQREALSIAASEAERTIQLLEDLLDLARVDSGHLRFQLQPLILNDLAEEVVGMAKQHSNRTIQLKTPECAIAAVADPNRLKQVLLNLIDNAVKYSDPEQPITLKLDRANQQTRIQVCDRGPGIALTDQSRIFERFYRVDEARFRSTGGTGLGLSIVKTLVEGMGGQVSVRSKPGDGSVFTVILPCCSKS comes from the coding sequence ATGGGATTTCTCCGCCCATTGCGGTCAGTTTTTTATCCTTTTCGTCAATCCCTCGATCCTCTCTCCCTACGAATCCGCTTAACATTAGGAATCGCGAGCGTTTCTGCTATTGGCGTGGGTGCAGTAACCCTGTGGACTGGGGGGAGAATGCAACATATTCTTATTTCTACTCACAAGCAGAATATCGAGTATATTGCCGATCGCTTTCCGCAGGATTTCAAGATTTATCGCCAAATGAAGTCGGAGCAAGAAGCGCTACAAAAAGCGGTGGATAATTTGACGACGGGGACAACTTTGCTTTGGGTAAAAAACCCTGAAGGCAAAGTTATTGCCGAATCGGAAGCGTTGGAGATGGAAACGGCGGACACAAAGCTAATGTCTTTGCCCCACATTAGTCTTTTGCCTGAGATCGAGCGATTAGGCGGGCGCTACTGGGTGATGTGCGGTGCGCCGTTGGTGGTGGATAATGTCAGATTGGGTAAAGTGATGCTGGCACAGGATATTACCAGCGAACAAGTGATGCTGAACCGCTTGCTGTGGAGTTTGGGTGTTGCCAGTCTTTTGTCTGTGGGTGCGATGACTGTCGCGATCGCGATTTACGTGCAACGATCTCTGCAACCCTTAGAACGCATGAGTCAGATTACCGAACAAATTTCTCCCGAACGGTTTGAGTCAGAACGTTTGCACCTGGATCGCGCGCCAACAGAGGTCAAGCAACTCGCCCAAACGCTGGATCGAACTTTAGCGCGCCTGCACGCGGCTTGGGAACAACAGCGTCAGTTTGTCAGCAATGTGTCTCACGAGTTGCGCACCCCTCTCACGATTGTTTCGGGCTATTTGCAAAGTACGTTGCGCCGGGGAACAAATTTGAGCGATCCCCAGCGAGAAGCTTTATCTATTGCGGCATCGGAAGCCGAACGCACGATTCAACTATTGGAAGATTTGCTCGATTTAGCGCGAGTTGATAGCGGACACTTGCGTTTCCAACTGCAACCGTTGATTCTTAACGATCTTGCTGAAGAAGTGGTGGGAATGGCAAAACAGCACAGCAACCGCACGATTCAGCTTAAAACTCCCGAATGCGCGATCGCGGCAGTTGCCGATCCCAATCGCCTCAAACAAGTTCTCCTCAATTTAATCGACAATGCCGTTAAGTATTCCGATCCCGAACAACCCATTACCCTCAAGCTCGATCGCGCTAACCAACAAACCCGAATTCAGGTTTGCGATCGCGGACCCGGTATTGCCTTAACGGATCAATCTCGAATTTTCGAGCGTTTCTATCGCGTGGATGAAGCGCGTTTCCGTTCGACAGGAGGAACGGGGTTAGGCTTATCCATTGTCAAAACCTTGGTTGAGGGGATGGGGGGACAAGTTTCTGTGCGCTCTAAACCGGGAGACGGAAGCGTTTTTACCGTCATCTTACCCTGTTGCTCCAAGTCCTAG
- the tsaD gene encoding tRNA (adenosine(37)-N6)-threonylcarbamoyltransferase complex transferase subunit TsaD: MATILALETSCDETAVAIVKNRKVLSNIVASQIAIHQPYGGVVPEIASRHHLEAINHCIDRALNVAKIDWSDIDGIGATCAPGLVGALLVGATAAKTLAMVRNKPFLGIHHLEGHIYASYLCKPQLQPPFLCLLVSGGHTSLIHVKAHGQYKTLGKTRDDAVGEAYDKVARLLNLGYPGGPAIDKLAQTGNSQAFPLPEGKISLPEGGYHPYDFSFSGLKTAVQRLVRKLEQKTAPLPIADIAASFQETVAKSLTRKTITCALDHNLNTITLGGGVAANSRLRTLLQNSTEKNHLRLCFPSLEFCTDNAAMIACAAVEHLNRGYNSPLNMEVQSRLNIADILEFRLNERERERMKID, encoded by the coding sequence ATGGCAACAATTTTAGCCCTGGAAACAAGCTGCGATGAAACAGCAGTCGCAATTGTAAAAAATCGTAAAGTTTTAAGTAATATTGTTGCTTCTCAAATAGCAATTCATCAGCCCTACGGTGGTGTCGTTCCTGAGATTGCATCTCGCCATCATTTAGAAGCAATCAATCACTGTATCGATCGAGCTTTGAACGTAGCAAAAATCGATTGGTCTGACATCGATGGCATTGGAGCAACTTGTGCGCCCGGATTAGTTGGCGCATTATTAGTTGGAGCTACAGCAGCAAAAACCCTAGCAATGGTTCGCAACAAACCATTTTTAGGCATTCATCACCTTGAAGGGCATATCTATGCTTCATATCTTTGCAAACCCCAACTCCAGCCTCCATTCCTGTGTCTGCTCGTATCTGGGGGACATACCAGCTTAATTCATGTCAAAGCCCACGGGCAATATAAAACCCTGGGCAAGACACGCGACGACGCTGTAGGAGAAGCATACGATAAAGTCGCAAGACTCTTGAATTTAGGATATCCAGGAGGACCAGCAATAGATAAATTGGCCCAAACTGGAAATTCCCAGGCATTTCCACTACCAGAGGGAAAAATATCCTTACCAGAAGGAGGTTATCATCCTTATGATTTCAGCTTCAGTGGCTTAAAAACAGCAGTGCAACGATTAGTTCGCAAACTCGAACAAAAAACCGCCCCACTACCCATTGCAGATATCGCAGCTAGTTTTCAAGAAACTGTAGCCAAATCTCTAACTCGTAAAACTATCACCTGCGCTCTCGACCACAACCTCAATACAATTACTCTTGGAGGAGGCGTTGCTGCAAATAGTAGGCTCAGAACATTACTTCAAAACTCAACGGAAAAAAATCACTTACGCCTTTGTTTCCCATCTTTAGAGTTTTGCACCGATAACGCTGCTATGATCGCTTGCGCCGCAGTCGAGCATCTCAATCGAGGTTATAACTCCCCTTTGAATATGGAGGTACAATCTAGACTCAACATTGCTGATATTCTGGAGTTTAGACTAAACGAGAGAGAAAGGGAGAGAATGAAAATTGACTAA
- a CDS encoding cell division protein FtsQ/DivIB has translation MTSIASVSPAELQNRRQRLKRRRKIKVLQGLWRSLLVSSIAGGLFWAISQPYWIVQNPDQIEIEGNQLLSAQSIRTLLALSYPKPLWQLQPDRLSQRIKASAPIAEARVTRQLLPPGLTVEVKERHPVAIVLPSTRSKNNSISPETPAFVDEQGFLMPQSSYTKLAPSQLPKLEVMGLNADIAPYWSEIYQTTRQTALKIFTIDFQNPSNLILKTELGEAHFGHYTPRFPEQLETLAQMRTLPNQIESSEIDYIDLTNPDSPSIQLRKVAARLSQ, from the coding sequence ATGACCAGTATCGCCTCTGTCTCTCCCGCAGAACTGCAAAACCGACGGCAACGCTTGAAACGTCGCCGAAAAATCAAAGTCCTACAAGGTCTTTGGCGCTCGCTCCTCGTCAGCAGCATTGCCGGCGGGCTATTTTGGGCGATTTCTCAACCCTACTGGATCGTTCAAAACCCCGATCAGATTGAAATTGAGGGCAATCAACTCCTCTCCGCGCAAAGTATTCGCACTCTTCTTGCCCTGTCTTATCCCAAACCCTTGTGGCAACTACAACCCGACCGACTGAGCCAGCGAATTAAAGCATCGGCTCCTATTGCTGAGGCGAGAGTAACGCGACAACTTTTGCCTCCGGGTTTAACGGTGGAAGTTAAAGAGCGCCATCCCGTTGCGATTGTTCTCCCTTCGACGCGATCAAAGAATAATTCTATTTCCCCCGAAACGCCGGCATTTGTTGACGAACAAGGCTTCCTCATGCCCCAAAGTAGCTACACAAAACTCGCACCCTCTCAATTACCTAAGTTGGAGGTGATGGGTTTAAATGCCGATATTGCACCCTATTGGTCGGAAATTTATCAAACGACGCGCCAAACCGCATTGAAGATTTTTACCATTGATTTTCAAAATCCTTCTAACCTAATTCTGAAAACGGAATTGGGGGAGGCTCATTTTGGTCACTATACGCCTCGCTTTCCGGAGCAATTAGAGACTCTCGCGCAAATGCGCACGTTGCCGAACCAGATTGAATCGAGCGAAATCGACTATATCGATCTGACGAATCCCGACTCGCCTTCGATTCAGTTGCGAAAAGTTGCAGCTCGACTTTCTCAGTAG
- the psaJ gene encoding photosystem I reaction center subunit IX — MEGFTKFLSTAPVLIMALLTVTAGILIEFNRFYPDLLFHPLG, encoded by the coding sequence ATGGAAGGTTTCACAAAGTTTCTTTCTACAGCCCCGGTTTTAATTATGGCTTTGCTGACGGTCACGGCTGGAATTTTGATTGAGTTTAATCGTTTTTACCCCGATTTACTTTTTCATCCTCTCGGTTAA